A single window of Microbispora hainanensis DNA harbors:
- a CDS encoding YafY family protein — protein sequence MLETSARLLRLLSLLQARRDWPGAILADRLGVSERTVRRDVDRLRELGYPVESSRGTDGGYRLVAGAAMPPLLLDDEEAVAVAIGLRAAAGVTGVEEAADRAAAKLEQVLPARLRRRVSALQTYTEPVPPDRPGPAVDPAVLSTLAAACRDRERLRFDYRGHDGSTGVRQAEPHRLVSWGRRWYLVAWDLDRDDWRTFRVDRIAPRTPTGPRFPPRDPPEGGAAAYVARGVSAAAWRHHARVLVHAPAEVVAARINPAVGVVEDVDGRTCVLVTGADTVGSLAVHLGLLDLDFEVTGPPELVEHLRALTARYARATAAATGRPG from the coding sequence ATGCTGGAAACCTCGGCGCGGCTGCTGCGCCTGCTGTCGTTGCTCCAGGCCAGACGTGACTGGCCCGGCGCGATCCTGGCCGACCGGCTCGGCGTGAGCGAGCGGACGGTGCGCCGCGACGTCGACCGGCTGCGCGAGCTCGGCTATCCGGTGGAGTCCAGCCGCGGCACGGACGGCGGCTATCGGCTGGTCGCCGGGGCGGCGATGCCACCCCTGCTCCTGGACGACGAGGAGGCGGTGGCCGTGGCGATCGGGCTGCGGGCCGCCGCCGGTGTGACGGGCGTCGAGGAGGCGGCCGACCGCGCCGCCGCCAAGCTCGAACAGGTGCTGCCGGCCCGCCTGCGCCGCCGCGTGAGCGCTTTGCAGACGTACACCGAGCCGGTGCCGCCCGACCGCCCGGGTCCCGCCGTGGACCCCGCCGTGCTGAGCACGCTCGCCGCGGCCTGCCGCGACCGCGAGCGGCTGCGGTTCGACTACCGGGGCCACGACGGCTCCACCGGCGTCCGGCAGGCCGAGCCCCATCGGCTGGTGTCCTGGGGCCGCCGGTGGTACCTCGTGGCCTGGGACCTCGACCGCGACGACTGGCGCACGTTCCGGGTGGACCGGATCGCGCCGCGCACGCCCACCGGCCCGCGCTTCCCGCCCCGCGACCCGCCGGAGGGCGGCGCGGCGGCGTACGTCGCCCGCGGCGTGTCGGCGGCGGCCTGGCGGCACCACGCCCGGGTGCTCGTCCACGCCCCCGCCGAGGTGGTCGCCGCGCGGATCAACCCGGCCGTCGGCGTCGTGGAGGACGTCGACGGCCGCACCTGCGTGCTCGTGACGGGGGCCGACACCGTGGGCTCGCTCGCCGTCCACCTCGGCCTGCTCGACCTCGACTTCGAGGTGACCGGCCCGCCCGAGCTGGTGGAGCACCTGCGCGCCCTCACCGCCCGCTACGCCCGCGCGACCGCCGCAGCGACAGGGAGGCCAGGCTGA
- a CDS encoding multicopper oxidase family protein, with translation MISRRGFLGLLGGAGLTVAGCGALTHELGREVAGESLTSALPLPARFAVPLPIPATAVPVRPGRYEVVQRAAEVEIIPGTTTEIWGYDGMFPGPTFDLRAGSPAVIRVRNELSVPTSTHLHGGVTPPESDGYPTDVVIARGRGFRPPQGEHSHHDLRQWTFHEAARDYVYPLEQRAATLWYHDHRMDFTAPQVWRGLAGFVIVRDDEDDALPLPKGERDIPLMICDRAFEEDGSFRYPSLDPTLLLRPGVDDAFMEGVEGDVILVNGAPWPFLEVDAARYRLRLLNASNARRFRLRLTPGGRFVQVGSDQGLLAAPVTHDAITISPGERFDVVVDFSGHPAGAEVTMVNTLGTGAARDVMRFRVRRRAADDSAIPKRLSRTAEPVDTPVDTAVATRVFDFRRTGQGGGGSWTINGRSFRPGRPLATPRLNTSEVWRFTSDFHHPVHVHLARFRVLSRNGGPPEATDAGWKDTVDVRPYEVVDVLVRFEGYRGRYMLHCHNLEHEDMAMMVDFEVV, from the coding sequence ATGATCTCCCGTCGTGGTTTCCTCGGGCTGCTCGGCGGGGCCGGCCTCACGGTCGCCGGCTGCGGCGCCCTGACCCACGAGTTGGGCCGCGAGGTGGCCGGTGAGAGCCTGACGAGCGCGTTGCCGCTGCCCGCCCGGTTCGCCGTGCCGCTGCCGATCCCCGCGACCGCCGTTCCCGTACGGCCCGGCCGTTACGAGGTCGTCCAGCGCGCGGCCGAAGTGGAGATCATCCCCGGCACCACGACCGAGATCTGGGGCTACGACGGCATGTTCCCGGGGCCGACCTTCGACCTGAGAGCCGGCAGCCCTGCCGTCATCCGGGTCCGCAACGAGCTGTCCGTGCCCACCTCGACCCATCTGCACGGAGGAGTCACCCCGCCGGAGTCCGACGGCTATCCCACAGACGTGGTGATCGCGCGGGGCCGGGGGTTCCGCCCGCCCCAGGGCGAGCACTCCCACCACGACCTGCGGCAGTGGACCTTCCACGAGGCGGCCAGAGACTACGTCTATCCGCTGGAGCAGCGTGCCGCCACGCTCTGGTATCACGACCATCGGATGGACTTCACCGCGCCGCAGGTGTGGCGCGGCCTGGCCGGTTTCGTCATCGTCCGCGACGACGAGGACGACGCGCTGCCGTTGCCGAAGGGTGAGCGGGACATCCCGCTGATGATCTGCGACAGGGCCTTCGAGGAGGACGGCTCGTTCCGCTATCCGTCCCTCGATCCGACCCTGCTGCTGCGCCCGGGTGTGGACGACGCGTTCATGGAGGGAGTGGAGGGCGACGTCATCCTGGTCAACGGCGCACCCTGGCCCTTTCTGGAGGTCGACGCGGCGCGATATCGCCTGCGGCTGCTCAACGCCTCGAACGCACGCCGCTTCCGGCTGCGGCTGACCCCCGGCGGCCGGTTCGTCCAGGTCGGCAGCGACCAGGGATTGCTGGCCGCTCCCGTGACGCACGACGCGATCACCATCTCCCCGGGAGAACGCTTCGACGTCGTCGTGGACTTCTCCGGCCACCCCGCCGGCGCCGAGGTGACCATGGTCAACACCTTGGGCACGGGCGCCGCACGCGACGTCATGCGGTTCCGCGTTCGGCGCAGGGCCGCCGACGACAGCGCGATCCCGAAACGGCTGTCCCGGACCGCCGAGCCGGTCGACACGCCGGTCGACACGGCGGTCGCCACCCGCGTCTTCGACTTCCGCCGTACGGGTCAGGGGGGCGGCGGATCCTGGACGATCAACGGACGCAGCTTCCGGCCGGGGCGGCCGCTGGCCACCCCGCGCCTGAACACCAGCGAGGTCTGGAGGTTCACCAGCGACTTCCACCACCCCGTGCACGTCCACCTGGCCCGGTTCCGGGTGCTCTCCCGGAACGGCGGGCCACCGGAGGCGACCGACGCCGGATGGAAGGACACGGTGGACGTGCGCCCCTACGAGGTCGTCGACGTCCTGGTCCGTTTCGAGGGCTACCGGGGCCGCTACATGCTGCACTGCCACAACCTCGAACACGAGGACATGGCGATGATGGTCGATTTCGAGGTCGTTTGA
- a CDS encoding epoxide hydrolase family protein, with amino-acid sequence MSENTQITPPIRPFRIDVPRADLDDLKDRLGRTRWPDEIPETGWEYGVPVAYVKRLAEYWRDGYDWRAHEAEINRYPQFVTEIDGQDIHFLHVRSPHEDALPLILTHGWPGSIVEYLKVIEPLTNPEDPAQAFHLVIPSLPGFGFSGPTRERGWNRFRTARAWAELMRRLGYDRYGAVGNDGGSFVSPEVGRVDPEHVVGVHVTQIFSFPSGDPAEMANLTDEERKGLEVLQWFYENKMSFNMVHSQQPQTLSYGIFDSPAGLLGWNAQLFGEDVDDDFILTNTMLYWVTGTATSATRFYYEDAHAEHPKEPTTVPLGLAMFEGDFVSMRTFAERDHRNIVHWRSYDAGGHYAAHLRPDVLSADLRDFYAALRTGRPHTRS; translated from the coding sequence ATGAGCGAGAACACGCAGATCACGCCGCCCATCAGGCCCTTCCGCATCGACGTCCCGCGGGCCGACCTCGACGACCTGAAGGACCGGCTCGGCCGGACCCGCTGGCCCGACGAGATCCCGGAAACCGGCTGGGAGTACGGCGTGCCGGTCGCGTACGTGAAGCGGCTGGCCGAGTATTGGCGGGACGGGTACGACTGGCGCGCCCACGAGGCCGAGATCAACCGATATCCGCAGTTCGTCACCGAGATCGACGGGCAGGACATTCACTTCCTGCACGTGCGGTCGCCGCACGAGGACGCCCTCCCGCTGATCCTCACCCACGGCTGGCCGGGCTCGATCGTGGAGTATCTCAAGGTCATCGAACCGCTGACGAACCCCGAGGACCCGGCGCAGGCGTTCCACCTGGTGATCCCGTCGCTGCCCGGCTTCGGCTTCTCGGGCCCGACGAGGGAGCGGGGCTGGAACCGGTTCCGTACGGCCCGGGCGTGGGCGGAGCTCATGCGCAGGCTCGGCTACGACCGGTATGGCGCGGTGGGCAACGACGGCGGCTCGTTCGTCTCGCCCGAGGTGGGGCGGGTGGACCCCGAGCACGTCGTCGGTGTCCATGTCACGCAGATCTTCTCCTTCCCCTCCGGCGACCCCGCCGAGATGGCGAACCTCACCGACGAGGAGCGGAAGGGCCTGGAGGTGCTGCAGTGGTTCTACGAGAACAAGATGTCGTTCAACATGGTCCACTCGCAGCAGCCGCAGACCCTGTCGTACGGGATCTTCGACTCGCCGGCCGGGCTGCTGGGCTGGAACGCCCAGTTGTTCGGTGAGGACGTCGACGACGACTTCATCCTGACCAACACGATGCTCTATTGGGTGACCGGCACCGCCACCTCGGCCACGCGGTTCTATTACGAGGACGCGCACGCCGAGCATCCCAAGGAGCCGACAACGGTCCCGCTCGGCCTGGCGATGTTCGAGGGCGACTTCGTGTCGATGCGCACCTTCGCCGAGCGCGATCACCGGAACATCGTTCACTGGCGGTCCTACGACGCGGGTGGTCACTACGCCGCCCACCTGCGGCCGGACGTGCTCTCCGCCGACCTGCGCGACTTCTACGCGGCCCTGCGGACCGGCCGCCCGCATACCCGTTCCTGA